The segment TAATTCTTGAACTTCAAAAGGAGTTAAATGTTTTAGTATTTCTGATGCTTGATCAGCTCCTATTGACATCAATAAAAGTGCACTTTTCTCAGTACCATTTAAAGTCATTTTTTATCACTCATCCATTGACGAATAATCGACGCTATAACACGTGGATTTTGATTAGATATATTACAAATTTGATGAATTAACTTATCTGTATTTAAATTTTTTGAAACGTTTAATTGAGAAATAATTTTTTCTTTTTTGCTTTTTTCTAAATCTTCTTCTTTTTTATTTTTATGTAATTTATTATTTTTAGTATTGTTTTTTGAAGTATCAATTACTGAAGAAGAAAAAAAACATTTCTTTAAAAGAAATAAAAGAAAAACAACAGAAATACACCACGGTGTTAAAATTAAAAAATTATTCGAAAAATCAGATTGATTGGAACTTTTTAATAATTTAACAGGAGGATTTTTATCTTTTTGAAAAAAAGATTCATTAACAACATATACGCTATCCCCTCTCATTTTGGAACAACCTATTGCTTCGCATACTAAATTTTTAATCTTTTTTATTTGCTCTACATTTAAAGGAACTAATTTTCCATTTTTATCTTTAATAAAATTAACTATAACTGCAGCTGATAATCTTTTTACTTCTCCTATATTCATTTTAGTATGAGATAAACTATGATTTAATTCATAATTGATTGTATCATCATGACTAATAACAGAATTTGAATTTAAAACGTTGTTGTTTAAATCCTGATTATTTTTTAAAATAGATTTTTTAACTTTTTTATCGCCATACGCTTTAGTATTTAAGTTATTGTTTGAAAAAAAACTATTTTGAGAAAACAGTTTTTCTGGTTTGTTTTCTTCTGTTTTATTTTTTATTTCGTCATTAATAGTACTTTGACGAGATCGTATTGCTTGGTTTTTATAATCTGTATTAGGTGTATATTTTTCTTGTGTTTTTTCTTGAGAATTAAAATCTATTTGTGCAGTAACTTGAGCATAAACATTATTAAATCCTAATAAAGGTTCTAAAATGTTTTTAATTCTATTTCTATAACGAGACTCAATTTCTTCAGAATATTTTAATTTTAAATCATCAATTTGATTTAAACCTAATGATGAATTGTTTAATAATTTTCCAAACTGATCTACTATCGTTATGTTTTCTACAGATAAATCACATATACTGCTAGAGATAAGATGCAGTATAGCATTTACTTGGCTAGGATCTAATCCTCGATCAGATTTTAAATTTAAAATAACAGAAACTGATGGTTTTTTTTTATCTTCTAAAAAAAGAGAATTTTTTGGAAATGCTATATGTATTTTTGCATGTTTTACAATGTTAATTTTTTCTATACTACGAGCCAATTCCCCTTCTAAAGCACGTTGATAATTAATTTGCTCACCAAATTGACTAACTCCAAATCTTTCTTTATCTAAGATTTCATAACCCATATTTCTATGAGGAGAATTATTTTCAGAAAAACGTAAACGAAGTTCATAAACTTTGTTTTTTGGAACTAACAATTGAGTAGAATTTTCAGAGAATTTATAGGGTATTTTCATCTGATTTAATTGATCAATAATTACTTCTCCATCTTCTTTAGATAAATTGTTGTATAAAATTTGATAATCAGGAGATTTTCGCCATATAGAAATCGAAACAGTGGTAATTACAGCTAATACAAATAAAATAATTAAAACACGGGAATTTTTAAAAAAATAAGATAAAAAATTATTAAATTTTTTTTTCTCTTCTGAAACTGATTCTTCTATAGTACTGAAATTCATAACATCTTCCTAATCTAATAGTTAATCCTAACTATAATAATTGAATCAAAAATAATAAATTTCACTTGAAATAAAAACATTTCCTGATAAATTAAACATATATAAAACATTTATATTCATATTTGAAGATACAAAAATGCTTTAAAATTGTTAAAATTAAAAAAAAAATGCAGAGGAAGATATGTTTATTGATAGTATTGATAATCAAAATATTTATACAAAGATTAATTTTTTAGATACAAATAAACAAAAAAACAAAGAATCTAACAACTTTGTCAATTTTTTTAAAACAGCATTAGAAGAAATAAGCAACGTTCAAAATAACTCAAAAAAAAATATTAAAAAATTTCAATTAAATCATTCAGATATGTCTTTAAATGACATAATGATAAATCTACAAAAATCTTCTATTTCTATGGAATTAGCTATTCAAGTAAGAAATAGAATTATTTCAGCTTATAAAGAGATAATGAATCAACAAGTTTAACTTAAAAAATACTGTGCTAAATTTTGCACTATTTAGCACAGAATTTTAGATTTTTAATTTTCTGATATTAAAAAAACAAAAAAATTATAGTATTCAAAAAAATAATTTATTAAAAAGGAATATAATTCTTCAAAAAAATATATAATATTTTTTGGAGCTAGGCGGAATTGAACCGCCGACATCTTACATGCCATGCAAGCGCTCTACCTCTGAGCTATAGCCCCGAAAATATTACAATATAAAAACACATTAGTTCTGTCAATTTATTTTTCTATTAAAATGCATAATAAAAACTAAATAAAGTATTTTTTAAAAAAAAATTGAAAATATTAAAAATATAGTATATAAAAACTTAAACATAATCTTATTAAAAATAAGATGTGTCAAATTATTTATAACTAAATTTACAATAGATTTTAAATAAAAATAGTTTGTTAATTTTTTTAATTAATAGTTATTTTATTTTTCTAAATAATTTGTATTATTGATTTTTTCAATAAATAAAATTGCTCTTTTTAATCTTAATAAAGTCTTCTCTTTTCCAATTAAAAAAATTACAGAACTTATATTTGGTGAAGACATATTACCTGTTAATACAACACGTAATAACATACTTATATTTTTTAATTTAGTTTCAAGTTTGACAGATACATTATTAATCAACGTAGATAATTCTTCGTTATTCCAAACAGATATTTTTTTTATACTATTATATAAATATTTCAAACTCACATAATTTTCTGGAATTAAATATTGATCAGCAGCTAATTTTTCAAAATCTTCGAATTCTTCATAAAAATATTTAGAAGATTGAGCAATTTCTTTTAAGGTATAACAACGATTTCTTAATAAGATTAAAACAGATTCTAAATTAGGTCCATTTTTTATATTAATATTTTCATAATTTATGTGATATTGTAAAAGATTAGAAATATGACTCAACGGTAAATTATTAATATAATATTTATTTAACCAAAAAAGTTTTTTCATACTTACAGCACTAGAAGATTTACTAATTTTTTTTAAATTAAATAATTTTTTCATTTGTGAAACACTAAAAATCTCTTGATTACCGTAAGACCAACCCAAACGTATTATATAATTAAGTAAAGCTTCTGGCAAAAAACCATCTTTATAGTATTCTAAAATGTTTAAAGCATCGTTTCTTTTAGAAAATTTTTCCCCTTCTTCATTAAGAATCATTGAAACATGAGCATAAATAGGTATTTTAGCATTTAAGGATTTTAAAATATTTATTTGACGAGGAGTATTATTAATATGATCTTCACCACGAATAACATGAGTAATCTTCATATCTAAATCATCTATTACTACACAAAAGTTATACGTAGGAATTCCGTTAGAACGTTGAATGATCAGATCATCTAATTCTTCATTTTGAAAAGTAATCGTTCCTCTAATTTTATCTTCAAATATTACTTTACCAGAAATTGGATTTTTAAATCTTACTACATAATTTTTATTAAAAATATTTCTCTGATCTAAATTTCTACATGTTCCACTGTATCGTGGTTTTTCCCCTTTCGAAATTTGTTGCATTCGTTCATTTTCTAATTTTTTTGACGAACAAAAACATTTATAGGCTTTGCCTTCTTCTAACATAATTTTAATAACATCTTTATACCTTTCTAATCTTTTACTCTGAAAATAAGGGCCTTCATCCCAATTTAACCCCAACCATTCTAATCCATATAAAATAGATTTAACAGATTTTGAATCGTAACGTTCAAAATCTGTATCTTCTATACGAAGAACAAATCTTCCATTATAATGACGTGCAAACAACCAAGAATACAAAGCAGTACGAATGCTACCAATATGTAAATTTCCAGTAGGACTAGGCGCAAAACGAGTTTTTACTTTCATGTTTTCCTTAGCTAAAAATTTTTATTTAACTTATTCATACATTCTATATTTTTTTTAAATTTTATGAATTAATTTTATAAATATTAAATTATAGATAGTTATTTCATCACAACGATTAAATTTACAACAAACAAATACTCTTTTAAAAAAAAAGATTGACTCTATTTTTCTTACCTTTACAATAAAGCTATAAAAATAATTACAGGGTGATTAGCTCAGTTGGTAGAGCTCCTCCTTTACACGGAGGAAGTCGGCGGTTCGAGTCCGTCATCACCCACCAAAAAAAATCGGGTCGTTAGCTCAGTTGGTAGAGCAGTTGACTTTTAATCAATTGGTCGCAGGTTCAAATCCTGCACGACCCATAAAAATAAACTTAATTATTTAATTAATAAATTAAATTCCAACTCACTCATCATTTTAATTTTTAACTCAGTTGCTTTGAAAATTTTACGATCACCTGTCTTTTTTCCATAAATTAATAAATCAGTATTTTTAGAAACACTATTAGATAACTGAGCCCCTGATTCAATCAATATTTCTGATAACTCGCTACGTGAAAAAGAAATAAATTTTCCTGTTAAAACAATTCTTTTATTAAAAAAAAATTTATTTTTTACATCATGTTCTCTACTTTCAAAAAAGTCTATTTTTTTAGAAAGATTGTTAATTAATTCTCGATTTGAAACAATCGAAAAATAATTAAATATACTATTAGCAACTACTTTTCCTATACCATTTATAGATTCTAATTCCAATAGTTTTGCATTAACTATTTTATCTAATGTTTTAAAACTTATAGCTATTTTTTTTGCTATTACTTCACCTACCAGGGGAATTCCTAAAGCAAAAATTAAACGTTTTAAACTAGTTTTTTTTATTTTTAAAATAGCATTAATAATGTTTAAACTCTTTTTTTCTTTTATTTTTTCTAATTTTTGTAAATGAAATTTTGTAAGATAAAAAAAATCTATAGGATTTGTAACAATTTTTTTTTCGATTAATTTATCAATAATTTTTGGTCCTAGACCCGATATGTTTAATGCGTTTTTTGAAAAAAAATGATGTAATGCTTTTTTTTTCTGAGCGTTACATGTTAATCCAGCATGACAACGTATTATTTTATCTTCTTTATTTTCCATTAATTTTGAATTGCAAACTGGACAAAAAACAGGAAAAATTACTTTTTTTTGATTTTCTAAAGATTTTTTTTTAATAACACTAACAACTTTAGGTATGACATCACCAGAACGACGTATTAAAATAAAATCGTTAATACATAAATTTAACTTTTCAATTGAATTTTTATTATATAAAGAAGCTTTTCTAATAATAACTCCGGATATACAAATTGGATCAAAGTATGCTACTGGAGTAATTACTCCGGTTCTACCAACTTGAAATTTTACATCACGTAATCTAGTGATTTCTTCTCTAGAAGTAAATTTAAATGCAATTGCCCATCTAGGGAATTTATTATTAGAACCTATTTTTTTTTGTAATTCAATTGAATCTATTTTTACAACGATGCCATCTACATCAAAATTAAAAAAATGACGTTGTTCTTGAATTTTTTTATAAAAATTAAATATTTCCACGTGATTTGAACAAATTAACATTTCTTGATTAACTGGCAAACCCCATTTTGACAGTTGTATCAATCTTTTATAATGACTTTTAAAATGTTCCATTCCTTCAAATAAACCGCATCCATGACAAATAAAAATTAACTTTCTTTTAGCAGTTATTTTTGAATTAATTTGGCGTAAAGATCCAGCTGCTGCATTTCTAGGATTAGAAAAACATTTTTTTTTACTAATATAAAATTCTTTATTTAACGATAAAAAATCAGATTTTAACATAAAAACTTCACCTCGGACTTCTAACCTTTTAGGTATAGATAATCCTTTTAATTCTAATGGAACTGATTTTATAGTTTGTATATTATTTGTTATATTTTCTCCTATATAACCATCCCCACGAGTTGCAGCCCGAACTAAAATACCTTTTTCGTAAATTAAACTAACAGCTATACCATCAAATTTTAACTCACAACAAAAATTTATTGACTGATTTTTATCAAAAAATTTTTTAATTCTATTTTCAAATTCTAAAAATCCATCTATATCAAATGTGTTTTCTAAAGATAACATAGGAGAAAAATGTACTATTTTTTTAAATTTTTCAATTAAGTTTGAACCTACTCTTTGAGTAGGGGAATCAGAAGTAATAAATTCTTTATTTTTTAATTCTAAATTATACAATTGATTTAACAAATAATCATATTCAGCATCAGAAATAATAGGTTGATCTAAACTATGATAAAAATAGTCATATTTTAAAATTTTTTTACGTAATTTATCAATTTGCTTTTTAACTAGTTTCATAAGTATATTAGTTATCTAATTAACAAAAAATAAATATTTAATTATTACAAAATTTTTAAATTAATAATATTAATATTTTTTTATATAGTTTTTTATCATAATATAAAAAATTACCTCGATAAAATTATTTAAACTATTAAAATTATTTTTTTAAATACGTATTCAATTTTTATAAAAATTAATGTTTAAAATAAAATTAAAATTTTAAATTATTTATGTTTTATAAAATACATTATTCTGATAATTGTCAAAAAAAGTATAATAAAAAATATTTAATAAAATGTTAAAATTTTTTAAATAAAAAATTCAAATTTTGTTGAAAATAAAAATCGGCATTAAGGAAAAAAATGAATAAAATATATGAAGATAATTCTTTAACTATTGGAAATACACCACTTGTCCGTTTAAACAACATAGGAAATGGAAAAATTTTAGCAAAAATCGAATCTAGAAATCCAAGTTTTAGTGTGAAATGTAGAATTGGTGCTAATATGATATGGAATGCAGAAAAAAAAGGACAATTAAATAAAAATATAGAGTTAATTGAAGCAACTAGTGGTAATACAGGAATAGCTTTAGCATATGTCGCAGCAGCAAGAAATTATTTATTAACTCTTGTAATGCCTGATTCTATGTCTATAGAAAGAAGAAAATTACTACAATCTTTAGGTGCTAATTTAATACTAACAAATGGAAAATATGGTATGAAAGGTGCTATATCTAAAGCAAATGAAATTGTATCTTTAAATAAAAAACGCTATCTTTTATTAAAACAATTTGAAAATCCAGCTAATCCAGAAATACATCAAAGAACTACTGGCCCAGAAATCTGGAAAGACACTAAAGGAAATATAGACATACTAATTTCAGGCGTAGGTACAGGAGGAACAATTACAGGAATTACAAGATATATAAAAATAGAAAAAAGAAAAAAAGATTTAATTAGTGTTGCCGTTGAACCTTTAGAATCACCTGTAATTACACAATTTTTATCAGGAAAAGAAATGAAACCTGGATTACACAAAATACAAGGAATAGGAGCAGGTTTTATTCCTAAAAATTTAGATTTATCATTAATTGATAGAGTAATTACAGTATCGAGTGAAGAAGCAATACTCAGTGCTCAAAAAATAATGAAAAAAGAAGGAATATTATCAGGTATTTCTTCAGGTGCAGCTTTATCAGCCGCTCTAAAAATACAAAAAGAAAAGAATTTTGAAAATAAAATTATAGTAGTTATATTACCTTCTTCTGGAGAACGTTATTTAAGTACAGAATTGTTTTCTACATCGCCGCAAAATCGGCAAAATCATTAAAAATACAACTTCTTTAATAAAAAAGTTAAATTAATTTTTATTATAGAAGTTGTATTTTCATATTTTAAATTAAGAATTCATTTTAAAATATATTAAAAACTATTTTATAAATTTAATTTTATATAAGGAAAAGAAATGTTTCAAAAAGAAATTAAAATTAATGCATTACATGGTTTGCATACTCGACCTGCAGCGGAATTTGTAAAAGAAGCAAAAAATTTTATCTCTGATATTTACATTATCCATAACGGAAAATCCATTAATGCAAAAAGTTTATTTAAAATTCAAACATTAGGTTTAGTTAAAGACAGCGTCATTACATTATCTGCAGAAGGTGAAGATGAAAAACAAGCCATTGAATATCTATCTAAAATAATGACAGAACTAGAATAAATTATTATTGAAAATAATTTATAAAATTTATAAAAAATACCGGAGGTTTTATATTACTTCCGGATTTATTTTGCAAAAATAATATATTCGCCTGACATTCTATGCTTTCCCCCTCTAAACAAAAAAACTTTATAATTAAGGTAATGTTATGATTTCAGGCATTTTAGCATCACCGGGTATCGCTTTTGGCAATGTACTTTTGTTAAAAAATGAAGAGATTGTCATTAACCGGAAAATCATTTCTACTAAAAATATAAAAACAGAAATAAACAAATTTTTTGACGGTAGAAAAAAATCAGTAGAACAACTAACAGAAATAAAAATAGCAACAGGCGAAAAATTTGGCAAGAAAAAAGAAGGTATCTTCGAAGGTCACATAATGCTTCTCGAAGATGAAGAGTTAGAAAAAGAAATCATTGATTTAATTACAGAAAAAAAAATATCTGCTGCAGAAGCAACTAAATTTATTATTGAAGGACAAGCTAAAGCATTAGAAAAAATAAAAGATGAATATTTAAAAAATAGAGCAATTGATGTAAGAGATATTGGTTCTCGTTTACTAAAAAATATACTTAATATTAATATTGTTGATTTAAACAATATAAAAAATGAAGTTATTTTAATTTCAAAAGATCTTACTCCCTCAGAAACAGCGCAAATTAATTTAAAATATATTTTAGGATTTATTACAGATTTAGGTGGCCCAACATCACATACATCCATCATGGCAAGATCGCTTGAAATACCAGCTATTGTAGGTACTGTAAATATAACTAAAAAAGTAAAAAATAACGATTTTATTATTTTAGATTCCATTAATAACGAAATTATTATTAATCCATCTGATCGACTGATAAACGAAAAAAAACAAGTAGAAAAAAAGTATTTTTTTAAGAGAGAAAATTTAAAAAAATTAAAAAATTTATATGCAACTACTACTGATGGACGTAACATTAAAATTGGATCTAATATCGGTAATATTCAAGATGTTGATTCAGCAAAAAAAAATGGAGCCGAATGTATAGGTTTGTATAGAACAGAATTTTTATTTATGGGCAGGAATACACTTCCTACTGAAAATGAACAATTCCAAGCGTATAAAAAAGTTGCAGAATTAATGAAAGATAAAGCAGTTATTATCAGAACTATGGACATCGGTGGTGATAAAGACCTGCCATATATGAATCTACCAAAAGAAGAAAATCCTTTTCTAGGATGGAGAGCAATACGTATTTCAATAGATCGTAAAGACATTTTACATGCACAATTAAGAGCAATTCTTAGAGCTTCTGCGTTTGGAAAAATTTATATTTTATTTCCTATGATCATATCAGTAGAAGAAATTAGAATTTTAAAAATTGAAGTCCAAAAATTGAAAATTGAATTAAACAAAAATCATCTGATATTCGATAAAAATATTAAAATCGGAATCATGATAGAAACTCCTGCGTCAGCTATAATAGCAGAACATCTAATAAAAGAAGTTGATTTTTTTAGTATTGGCACTAATGATTTAACACAATATACCTTAGCTGTAGATAGAGGAAATGATTTAATTTCACATCTTTATAATCCTATAAGCCCCTCTGTTCTACAATTAATTAAAAAAGTTATCGATATATCGCATTTACATGGAAAATGGACAGGTATGTGTGGAGAACTAGCAGGAGATGAACGCGTTACAGCTCTTTTGTT is part of the Buchnera aphidicola (Rhopalosiphum maidis) genome and harbors:
- the cysK gene encoding cysteine synthase A, with product MNKIYEDNSLTIGNTPLVRLNNIGNGKILAKIESRNPSFSVKCRIGANMIWNAEKKGQLNKNIELIEATSGNTGIALAYVAAARNYLLTLVMPDSMSIERRKLLQSLGANLILTNGKYGMKGAISKANEIVSLNKKRYLLLKQFENPANPEIHQRTTGPEIWKDTKGNIDILISGVGTGGTITGITRYIKIEKRKKDLISVAVEPLESPVITQFLSGKEMKPGLHKIQGIGAGFIPKNLDLSLIDRVITVSSEEAILSAQKIMKKEGILSGISSGAALSAALKIQKEKNFENKIIVVILPSSGERYLSTELFSTSPQNRQNH
- a CDS encoding HPr family phosphocarrier protein is translated as MFQKEIKINALHGLHTRPAAEFVKEAKNFISDIYIIHNGKSINAKSLFKIQTLGLVKDSVITLSAEGEDEKQAIEYLSKIMTELE
- the gltX gene encoding glutamate--tRNA ligase, translating into MKVKTRFAPSPTGNLHIGSIRTALYSWLFARHYNGRFVLRIEDTDFERYDSKSVKSILYGLEWLGLNWDEGPYFQSKRLERYKDVIKIMLEEGKAYKCFCSSKKLENERMQQISKGEKPRYSGTCRNLDQRNIFNKNYVVRFKNPISGKVIFEDKIRGTITFQNEELDDLIIQRSNGIPTYNFCVVIDDLDMKITHVIRGEDHINNTPRQINILKSLNAKIPIYAHVSMILNEEGEKFSKRNDALNILEYYKDGFLPEALLNYIIRLGWSYGNQEIFSVSQMKKLFNLKKISKSSSAVSMKKLFWLNKYYINNLPLSHISNLLQYHINYENINIKNGPNLESVLILLRNRCYTLKEIAQSSKYFYEEFEDFEKLAADQYLIPENYVSLKYLYNSIKKISVWNNEELSTLINNVSVKLETKLKNISMLLRVVLTGNMSSPNISSVIFLIGKEKTLLRLKRAILFIEKINNTNYLEK
- the ptsI gene encoding phosphoenolpyruvate-protein phosphotransferase PtsI, whose product is MISGILASPGIAFGNVLLLKNEEIVINRKIISTKNIKTEINKFFDGRKKSVEQLTEIKIATGEKFGKKKEGIFEGHIMLLEDEELEKEIIDLITEKKISAAEATKFIIEGQAKALEKIKDEYLKNRAIDVRDIGSRLLKNILNINIVDLNNIKNEVILISKDLTPSETAQINLKYILGFITDLGGPTSHTSIMARSLEIPAIVGTVNITKKVKNNDFIILDSINNEIIINPSDRLINEKKQVEKKYFFKRENLKKLKNLYATTTDGRNIKIGSNIGNIQDVDSAKKNGAECIGLYRTEFLFMGRNTLPTENEQFQAYKKVAELMKDKAVIIRTMDIGGDKDLPYMNLPKEENPFLGWRAIRISIDRKDILHAQLRAILRASAFGKIYILFPMIISVEEIRILKIEVQKLKIELNKNHLIFDKNIKIGIMIETPASAIIAEHLIKEVDFFSIGTNDLTQYTLAVDRGNDLISHLYNPISPSVLQLIKKVIDISHLHGKWTGMCGELAGDERVTALLLGMGLDEFSMSSTSIPKIKEIIRKISFSKSQELAKKVLNAATTKEILDLLNKFII
- the fliF gene encoding flagellar basal-body MS-ring/collar protein FliF; this encodes MNFSTIEESVSEEKKKFNNFLSYFFKNSRVLIILFVLAVITTVSISIWRKSPDYQILYNNLSKEDGEVIIDQLNQMKIPYKFSENSTQLLVPKNKVYELRLRFSENNSPHRNMGYEILDKERFGVSQFGEQINYQRALEGELARSIEKINIVKHAKIHIAFPKNSLFLEDKKKPSVSVILNLKSDRGLDPSQVNAILHLISSSICDLSVENITIVDQFGKLLNNSSLGLNQIDDLKLKYSEEIESRYRNRIKNILEPLLGFNNVYAQVTAQIDFNSQEKTQEKYTPNTDYKNQAIRSRQSTINDEIKNKTEENKPEKLFSQNSFFSNNNLNTKAYGDKKVKKSILKNNQDLNNNVLNSNSVISHDDTINYELNHSLSHTKMNIGEVKRLSAAVIVNFIKDKNGKLVPLNVEQIKKIKNLVCEAIGCSKMRGDSVYVVNESFFQKDKNPPVKLLKSSNQSDFSNNFLILTPWCISVVFLLFLLKKCFFSSSVIDTSKNNTKNNKLHKNKKEEDLEKSKKEKIISQLNVSKNLNTDKLIHQICNISNQNPRVIASIIRQWMSDKK
- the ligA gene encoding NAD-dependent DNA ligase LigA codes for the protein MKLVKKQIDKLRKKILKYDYFYHSLDQPIISDAEYDYLLNQLYNLELKNKEFITSDSPTQRVGSNLIEKFKKIVHFSPMLSLENTFDIDGFLEFENRIKKFFDKNQSINFCCELKFDGIAVSLIYEKGILVRAATRGDGYIGENITNNIQTIKSVPLELKGLSIPKRLEVRGEVFMLKSDFLSLNKEFYISKKKCFSNPRNAAAGSLRQINSKITAKRKLIFICHGCGLFEGMEHFKSHYKRLIQLSKWGLPVNQEMLICSNHVEIFNFYKKIQEQRHFFNFDVDGIVVKIDSIELQKKIGSNNKFPRWAIAFKFTSREEITRLRDVKFQVGRTGVITPVAYFDPICISGVIIRKASLYNKNSIEKLNLCINDFILIRRSGDVIPKVVSVIKKKSLENQKKVIFPVFCPVCNSKLMENKEDKIIRCHAGLTCNAQKKKALHHFFSKNALNISGLGPKIIDKLIEKKIVTNPIDFFYLTKFHLQKLEKIKEKKSLNIINAILKIKKTSLKRLIFALGIPLVGEVIAKKIAISFKTLDKIVNAKLLELESINGIGKVVANSIFNYFSIVSNRELINNLSKKIDFFESREHDVKNKFFFNKRIVLTGKFISFSRSELSEILIESGAQLSNSVSKNTDLLIYGKKTGDRKIFKATELKIKMMSELEFNLLIK
- the fliE gene encoding flagellar hook-basal body complex protein FliE — protein: MFIDSIDNQNIYTKINFLDTNKQKNKESNNFVNFFKTALEEISNVQNNSKKNIKKFQLNHSDMSLNDIMINLQKSSISMELAIQVRNRIISAYKEIMNQQV